In Brachyhypopomus gauderio isolate BG-103 chromosome 2, BGAUD_0.2, whole genome shotgun sequence, the DNA window CAATGGTTTTATAGAATTTTTATATTGTTTGAGCTAAATCTGTGCAATAATGACATCCTGTTTCTCGCTTTGGGAATAATTCTGAAGGGGAAAACTGCATTTTGAGCCGTAGGGTTGTTCCACCAGAGGCACGAAAGCCTTTGGTAATTCTGTTAAGAAGCGACTACATGGAAATTTGTTTGTAAAAAAATAGATAATTATGATATTTTATTTAGAGGAAAATGTACCACCCTTTTCATGATTTTCCCAACGAGATGCGAAAAATATCCATACTGCATTTTAATTTGATATTGGCCATATGAGGCACTGTGGGACAGAGAGGTGATTGGTCGAAGATAGTTTGCGTTTTTGTAATTTTTATCAAGCCAAATAAAGATTATCATTCGCAATGCCATTTTAATATTGAGTCGTATTAAATACATCCAATCGTTGTCTGTTTTTGTCTTTTCAATCTCTCAAATTCGACATTGAAATTTTAGTAAACTTTGGTTCCGACGTGTGTTTTTAGGGGGACCAAAAATAAAGGTGGACCGGAGATGGCCGTGTACGCCCATCAGGCAGCGAAACGCTTCAGTGTTGTTAGTTATGCAAGTCAGCAAAGTTCACTTGATGAGAGTTGTACATTTATTCCTTGGCTTGCTTTGAGATTTAGCTGAAGTCAATCGCGAATGGCCCGTAGTGCAATCGGTCACACGCGCCGTTACATCTCGTCTTCCGGTTCTGCTTTACTGAGGGCGTCGTTGTCCGTAATGGACACCACCGGTTCGGCGACTCGCCGTTCGCCACTGGAGCGGCTGAACTTTAACAACGTCGTTCTCAGAAAACTCCCTCTGGACGAACCGGACACCCCGGGAGTGAGAATAGTCCGCGGAGCCTGTTTCTCCAGAGTACACCCGCAGCCCGTCCAGAACCCGAGGTTTGTGGCCGTGTCTCCTGGGGCTTTGGCATTACTCGGGCTGAGCGCAGAGGAGGTTCTGAACGACCCGCTGGGAGCGGAGTACCTGAGCGGGTCCAAAGTGATGCCGGGCTCGGAGCCTGCTGCTCATTGCTACTGTGGGTACCAGTTCGGACAGTTTGCGGGACAGCTTGGCGACGGAGCTGCCTGTTATATGGGTGAAGTGGAGGCTCCGGTCGACCAGAACCCTGAACTACTCAAAGAAAACCCCAGTCGGCGATGGGAAGTCCAGGTGAAGGGAGCTGGACTGACTCCTTACTCCAGGTAGTAGAAACCCAGATCAAGACCGAGACTTGATAACGATTGTAGATCGCTAACTTTTACCATCTCGTCGTCAAAAACGAAACGAGGTCAGACCCACTTGCTCCACTCCTTCAGGCAGGCGGATGGGCGTAAAGTCTTGCGATCCAGCATCCGTGAGTTTTTATGCAGCGAGGCGGTCTTCGCCCtcgggctgcccaccactcggGCTGGCTGCATAGTCACCTCAGACTCGCAAGTCATGCGAGACGTGTTTTACGACGGACACCCACGCGTGGAAAGATGTTCGACCGTGTTGCGAATCGCTCCGACCTTTATCAGGTAAAGCATGGTTTGCTTACGATCAGATTTTAATTATAGCCCTTCATGACTACCTGTGGTCTCagatttttattattgttgcttTGTTAAAGGGTTTCAGATTGATGGAATGGTCTCAGTCCTAGATAACCTAAGTGTGAACACATTGTCCTGTGCTTGTGCAGGTTTGGATCATTTGAGATCTTCAAACAGGCTGATGATGTCACAGGCAGACAGGGCCCCAGCTGTGGACACGATGAGATCAGAGCTCAGATGCTGGATTATGTTATTGAAACCTTCTACCCAGAGATCCAAGAGAGATACCCAGACTTGGTGGAGAGGAATGGCGCCTTCTTCAGAGAGGTGGGCTGTAGTTAACACGCATTCATGTCTTAAGAAATTCAGAGGTTTTATATAATACACACATGATAAGACTGTAAGTAAAGCAGATTAATATGATTCCAGAAGTGTATTTTTCTGCTGCTCCTGATCTCCCACAGTATATGAAAAGTGCTGTGCACATGAACCCACCCAGCCTTGCCTACTGTGGGTGTAGCATAGAATTCCCTCAGCATCAGTATTCATGGCATTCATGATATTCATGGTATTCATCAGTGTTGACCTTATTCATGGTATTGGATTTGGCGTATGAGAGTAGCGGCACTGGAGAGGTCAGTGCAGCTGTACCCATCACGGGCCTCTCGCACACCTGCTGTCCTCCTTCATGGGACTCGGCCCTTGTGGATTCAAGGCGTGTTGGAGTGAGGGACAAACACTGTACTGCAGCATTCTCAATACTGATGGATCAGGGATGTGGGTCAACTGATGGAATGAGGCATTACAGTACATCATATTGTATATGTACAGTACATCATATTGTATATGTACAGTACATATAGCAGTTTCACCGTCCCAGTTGTGTACTTTAAGACAAGTTATTGTCACTGGCATatccacacatttacatgcatTTAATAATCTGATAATTGCACAAAATCAGACTATTACCAATGGTTTTCTTGAGCAGATACTGCAGAGTGTTTGATTGCCATTTCACAGTGGCTGCGTTTAATTCTGCCGATCCTGACCTGtcctagatgtgtgtgtgtgtgtgtgtgtgtgtgtgtgtgtgtgtcttaggtGGTGCGGAGGACTGCCAGACTGGTGGCACAGTGGCAGTGTGTTGGCTTCTGTCATGGAGTCCTTAACACTGATAACATGAGTATCTTGGGACTAACTCTGGACTACGGGCCCTTTGGGTTCATGGATCGGTAcggcctcacacacactctacagtcTCTGGCCATCGTATTTGAAAACATCTTGTGTTAACTTGGGCATTCTCCTGTGAATATGCTCATAGCTTATGCACTCTTACCAAAATGACACTGAGGTAAAGGAAACCATCTCTGTCCCTTTGTCCTCTAGAAACCAGGTGTCATGTCATCCGAGAGTGAAGATGACCCTTCATTAGTCACTTAGTAATTGAGCCAAACTGTGTCATCCGCTCCACTCAAaaggcagtgatgtcatttgGGACATGAGTTCCCTGAAGTCTAAGTGTTGGGTCAGACTTTTCCAGGTTACACCACGACTCTGTTATTTCCTACAGCAATGTCATGTCTGCACGGACAAACGGGCCCATATACTGCTGTGCAAACGTGACCTCATTTGTACTTCCTTTGCCTGGATAGTGGAGCTCTGCTGGTGGGCGTGGCCTCATGTTCAAGGTCCATGTGGCCTGCGTCCCAGTTTTCATTTTAATCTCCGTGCTTCTCCTCCCTCTGAAGCTTCGACCCGGACTTCGTGTGCAACGCCTCTGACCACTCCGGCCGGTACTCGTACCGGGCCCAGCCGGAAATCTGCCGCTGGAACCTGGCGCGTCTGGCGGAGGCCCTGAGCCCCGACCTGCCCTCGGAGCGTTCGCAGGTCCTGCTGGGCGAGTTCCTGCCCCTCTACAACACATTCTACCTGGGCAACATGAGGAGGAAGCTGGGCCTCCTGATAaaggaggagtcggaggacgAGATGCTCATCACGAACCTTTTGCAGACCATGCACAACACAGGTACCCGTGGCTGGAGATGATTGGGCAGGTTTTAAGAGCAAAAATACTGTGTGACTGAGCCACTCTCCGTCTATAGGTGCAGACTTCACCAACACGTTCCGGAGCTTGAGTCAGATCCTGGGCCCCGCGCGGGGAGAGGCAGCGGACGACTCTGAGGCCGTGGAGAGGGCCGTGGAGCTGCTCCTGCTCCAGTGTGCCTCTCTGGAGGAGATGAGGACCAGCAGCAGACCTTCAGTGGGAACACGGTTGTGACTTTGTTTCATTTCCTGGTGTTTGTGCACAGGTGTTAAATGCTAACAGTGTGTTGAGCGTTTGTTGCCCACTTGAAGAATCCagcatgtttatatcacatcCATGTTTGTGTTCAGTGCAAGACTATTATAATTAGATTCATTTAAAATTTTTGCTCACCCGCATGCATTCGATTTCAAACGTGTATTTTCATACAGTGAGTTAGCGATGCTGCTGTCCATGGCTCAGAGTAACCCAGCGCTGTTCCAAACGCTGTCGGATCAGACCCTGCTGGCCCGGCAACTGGACAAGCTCTCCAGGCTGAAAGAGCTGATGGAGACCACGGAGGAAGAGCTGAGAAGACAGCAGCGGGAGGAGTGGACCTCCTGGATCAAACAGTACAGGTGCGGCCAGGCCGCATGCGTTCAGCACTCTACACCGGGTCACAGAGCAGAGTGGTACCAAACAACCAGCAACTGCTTGGAACCCCATGTGATCTCCAGGGTCTTCACTAGTTGGAACAGATGGTTGAAAGCTACAACAAACATGTGACAGGGCATGTTGTAGGGCACTGAAACACCGCGGTAGAGACCCTGTGTGTTTTTAACAACACAGTGTTCTTGcatacatttatacaaatatattaatAAAATGCATGCTGTGTTTGCTTGCTTATAGGCAGCGGCTTGCTCGTGAGTACGAGGGAGAGAGTGATGTAATAGGCATACACGAGGAGAGAGTGCGTGTGATGGACAGCACCAATCCATGTGTAGTGCTCCGGAACTACATTGCCCAGAATGCAATAGAGGCAGCGGAAAAGGGGGACTTCTCCGAGGTTAAAAATCCACCAAAATGTAAATGGCTTGTTTGATAAGAATTGCATGTTTTGAAACATTGTTGCTAGAATGCACCCTCCACTAATTTCACCAGGTCCAGAGAGTTCTGAAAGTGCTGGAGAAGCCGTTCTGCGTGCAGGAAGATCTGGGGCAGCCTGGCTGGATTGGGGGAGGGCGGTCGGAAGAggcaggatggagggatgaaggagagCGGGGAGAAGATGCGGAGGGAAGTTCAGGCGCAGAGAGCCGTGGACCTGTTCCGTACTATAGTAAACCCCCAGCCTGGGCCACGGAGCTCTGTGTGACATGATCGTCGTAGGACCTTCAGGACAAGCCAACATCCAGTATAGAGGAAAGAGAGATTATCTTCTCTGTAGGCTGGCTGGCTGTCTGTGAAGGGCTTTGAGGTGCTACACTTCTGTCAACTAGTTTAGAAATCTGCAGAGTGATGGCTGGCGGTACATGATAATGTGTGCAGCTGGTTacctgtgtgctctgtgtttgACTGGTGATACATGACGACTGGGACCATCATTCTTCAATAGAAAGGTCTTGGTCTGAAAGACAGAGGCTGTAGCACATTataaacttgtgtgtgtgtttgagagagagagagagagagagagagagagagagagagagagagagagagagagagagcgagcgagcaaGAGAGAGACTTAATGCACAAATTAGTGAATGGGAGTTTTTTGTAAACAAATGTAAACACCaaagaaataataaaataatctgCCCTTGACTGCGTTTCTTATTATATTCTACAATTGTACACAATAGTTTTGTGCATCTTGCAATGTAACACCACGATAAAGCACTTTATTGATAAGTAGATggatttataataaatattccCGTTCTCGGCTTCGTAACAAAAATCTACGAAATGTGTTGAGCGAGGGGAATCTCTCCCATTCGACTTGGTAAAGGAATGTACTGTTTCTCGGAGCGCGTATTTGGCAGCATGTTCCCACACGCCTGTGTGCCGGTACAGGACACGAACACACGGGCTCGGCTCGCCTCCTCTCGTCTAAGGGGAGGACGTGATTCCGCTCACACGGTTTCTCCTTTTCCCTCAGCTG includes these proteins:
- the selenoo1 gene encoding selenoprotein O1 isoform X1 — protein: MARSAIGHTRRYISSSGSALLRASLSVMDTTGSATRRSPLERLNFNNVVLRKLPLDEPDTPGVRIVRGACFSRVHPQPVQNPRFVAVSPGALALLGLSAEEVLNDPLGAEYLSGSKVMPGSEPAAHCYCGYQFGQFAGQLGDGAACYMGEVEAPVDQNPELLKENPSRRWEVQVKGAGLTPYSRQADGRKVLRSSIREFLCSEAVFALGLPTTRAGCIVTSDSQVMRDVFYDGHPRVERCSTVLRIAPTFIRFGSFEIFKQADDVTGRQGPSCGHDEIRAQMLDYVIETFYPEIQERYPDLVERNGAFFREVVRRTARLVAQWQCVGFCHGVLNTDNMSILGLTLDYGPFGFMDRFDPDFVCNASDHSGRYSYRAQPEICRWNLARLAEALSPDLPSERSQVLLGEFLPLYNTFYLGNMRRKLGLLIKEESEDEMLITNLLQTMHNTGADFTNTFRSLSQILGPARGEAADDSEAVERAVELLLLQCASLEEMRTSSRPSVGTRELAMLLSMAQSNPALFQTLSDQTLLARQLDKLSRLKELMETTEEELRRQQREEWTSWIKQYRQRLAREYEGESDVIGIHEERVRVMDSTNPCVVLRNYIAQNAIEAAEKGDFSEVQRVLKVLEKPFCVQEDLGQPGWIGGGRSEEAGWRDEGERGEDAEGSSGAESRGPVPYYSKPPAWATELCVTUSS
- the selenoo1 gene encoding selenoprotein O1 isoform X2, which produces MARSAIGHTRRYISSSGSALLRASLSVMDTTGSATRRSPLERLNFNNVVLRKLPLDEPDTPGVRIVRGACFSRVHPQPVQNPRFVAVSPGALALLGLSAEEVLNDPLGAEYLSGSKVMPGSEPAAHCYCGYQFGQFAGQLGDGAACYMGEVEAPVDQNPELLKENPSRRWEVQVKGAGLTPYSRQADGRKVLRSSIREFLCSEAVFALGLPTTRAGCIVTSDSQVMRDVFYDGHPRVERCSTVLRIAPTFIRFGSFEIFKQADDVTGRQGPSCGHDEIRAQMLDYVIETFYPEIQERYPDLVERNGAFFREVVRRTARLVAQWQCVGFCHGVLNTDNMSILGLTLDYGPFGFMDRFDPDFVCNASDHSGRYSYRAQPEICRWNLARLAEALSPDLPSERSQVLLGEFLPLYNTFYLGNMRRKLGLLIKEESEDEMLITNLLQTMHNTGADFTNTFRSLSQILGPARGEAADDSEAVERAVELLLLQCASLEEMRTSSRPSVGTRELAMLLSMAQSNPALFQTLSDQTLLARQLDKLSRLKELMETTEEELRRQQREEWTSWIKQYRQRLAREYEGESDVIGIHEERVRVMDSTNPCVVLRNYIAQNAIEAAEKGDFSEVKNPPKCPESSESAGEAVLRAGRSGAAWLDWGRAVGRGRMEG